The following is a genomic window from Mus pahari chromosome 1, PAHARI_EIJ_v1.1, whole genome shotgun sequence.
CAAAGTGAGCTCACTTTCTCCCTTGCAATTACTGTGGTTCCCTTTCCCCCTAGTAGAACATGTGGGACTGTGGGCCATGGTGAAAGTGTAGAGAGATACACTCCTTGGGGAGAGGTCCCAGCTGAGGGTGTTGGCTCTGTTCAATCCTTACTCAAAATTTAGAGGAAGTGGCATGTAGTCCTTTGATTTTAGTATCTTGGGAATGATTACAACCATAGTAGTGTTAAAAgtcattaatttaatttttttcctgtcactTTGGTTCAGAATGAAGTCACAGCTCGTTCTCGAATTGCACGAACACTAGGCCTCCGCAGGCCTGTCCGTGGCACCAGCATGCCATCAGTGTACAAGCCCGTGGACCCCTCTCTTGGGCTGATGAGGGCAGATATTGGAGCAGCTTCTCTGTCACTGTTTGGAGATCCCTATGAGCTGGACCCTTTTGACAGGTAATTGCAGTGCTGACTCTCCCAGTGTCCCAGCTCATCCTCTGAGGTGGTTAGGCTGCATGTGGCACCATGTTGGGGTCACAGGTCTGCTCTGTCAGTGTCCCCTTGCCATGTGTCCCCTCCAGCAATGAAGAACAGTCTGCAGATCTGCCTTCCCCTCTGAGTGCCAAGAGGAGAGTGCTGTCCCGCTCAGCTCTGCAGTCTCACCAGCCTGTGGCCAGACCTGTCGCCATGGGGCTCTCTAGGTATGTGGGCAGCAGGGCCATCTGGGGTGGTGAGAGCACTGGGCTAAATCACTTATCCTTTCCATATGGCCCTTGGTGATGTGGCTGAGCTGCTACTCTTGGTGCGATGTGCTTAAGTTGAGGTTGGCTTGAGTGCTAAGTCAAAGCTAATTGTCTCAGGATCAAGTAGTCAAGTAGCACATCTACTAGCCATACTGGCCTTAGTCTCTAAAAGGGAAAGGGTCCTTGGGTGAGGCAGCAGTCCTGGTCTACAGTGTCTAACAGGTAGAGGTAACTTCACTGCCAGCTCATGCCTAGTGGTAGAGTAGGGCTTACATGTGTTATAGGTGATCTCTCCACACGCTTGATCCCCATGATACGGCTCATGGCTGGGAATACAGAGGAACCAAGCTAGCAGAACCACTCTCTGGTCTGTCTATAGGAGGCAGCTTCCTTCTGTGGCCCCAGAGCCCAGTGTGGAGGAGGCCCCCGTTCCTGACCTGTTGGGAAGCATCCTGTCTGGCCAGAGCCTCCTGATGATGAGCAGTGCTGATGTTGTCATACACCGGGATGGCTCTCTCAGCGCCAAGAGGGCAGGTGAGCACCCATGGGGTTGCTGTCCTTCCTCATGGACTTGGGAATGTAAACTCACAGTCCTAGAAACAGATGAGTAGGAGGGGTTCTCAGACTTTGCCCTGAATTGGGGGCAACATTGCTAAGAACATAACCAGTATCAGTCCCGTCAGGGTCTTCCAGGGCCTGCATAGGTAAGTGAGTGTGCCAAGGCCTGCATAGGTAAGTGAGTGTGCCAAGGCCTGCATAGGTAAGTGAGTATGCCAAGGCCTGCATAGGTGAGTGAGTGTGCCAAGGCCTGCATAGGTAAGTGAGTATGCCAAGGCCTGCATAGGTGAGTGAGTGTGCCAAGGCCTGCATAGGTGAGTGTGCCAAGGCCTGCATAGGTGAGTGAGTGTGCCAAGGCCTGCATNTGAGTGTGCCAAGGCCTGCATAGGTGAGTGAGTGTGCCAAGGCCTGCATAGGTGAGTGAGTGTGCCAAGGCCTGCATAGGTGAGTGAGTGTGCCATCTCTGGGGCAGTTCAGGTGCTTAGTGCACAGTGCCCCATGAACCATCATGGTCGAGGGTGGACAGTGCCTCCATCTGCAGCTTCTTGTCTGTCACACTGGATGGGACACATTTGAACCATGGTCAtgtttgaaaagagaaagaacatgccAGGGGGGCATTTATAGTATCACAGGCAGGCAGTGGGACAGCTGACCTGTAACATTGCTGTTGTGCTGTGGAGGGACTACTAGTGTCCACTCTAGAAACAGAGTAGTTTAAGGGTCTGTTCTGACCACACTTCACATGTCATTGAACTCGTTACAGGAGGTGGGAAGGGTTGCTATCTGACTTCTGTTTTCTAGCTCCTGTTTCTCTTCAGCGAAGTTCTGTGACTCAATCCAGAGAAGAGTCCAGGCTCAGAGACAACCCGCAGCCTGGGACACTACCCTCAGAGAGCGCATCTGGTGGACTCCTGGGAGACAGacaaccaaactcagggctgagcTGTGGGGATAGAACAGCTCTGCGCTGTCTCCCTGCCCGCATAGTGCAGACACCTGTGAGGTCAGACCCCTTACTGACCCCTCGCTCAGGTCTGTCTGGGACCCTTTCAGATGCGAACAGGCCCAGCCGGACACACAGCAGCAGCCCCCGACTCAATGGCTCCAATGTACGGGTTGGTTCTGCCTCAGCTAAGATCGTGACTCATTCTAGCTTTCCATCTAAAAATACAGCTTCTGGGCTTCCTCCAAGAACAGGGCCCAGGAGACCTGATTTCTCCAAGCTACCCAGGATACCAAAGCTTCATAGGGATGGCAGTAATAGCACGCAGGACCAGGCCCCAGCCAGCAGGCAGATTGTCGAGCTCCCTAGCACTTGCATCAGCCGCCTGACTGGCAGGGAAGGCCCTGGGCAGCCAGGACGAGTTGACAATGAGCCCAGCAGCAGGGGTCCCCAGGAGACTGGCTCACACACAAGTGGTTCTCGACCTCCTGCGCCCAGCTCCCATGGTAGTCTAGCCCCTCTAGGGCCCTCAAGAGGAAAGGGTATTGGGTCTAGCTTTGAAAGTTTCAGGATCAACATCCCTGGGAACACTGCACATTGTAGCCAGCTGTCTAGCCCTGGTTTCTGTAACACATTCCGGCCAGTAGATAGCAAGGTGCAGAGGAAGGAGAACCCTTCACCCCTCTTCTCCATCAAGAAGCCGAAACAACTCAAAAGTGAAATCTATGACCCATTTGACCCCACTGGCTCGGACTCTAGCCCCCCTAGCAGCAGCCCAGAGAGTCTTGGTCCAGGCCTCCTGCCCTCTGAGATCACAAGAACTATCTCCATCAACAGCCCAAAGGCCCCAGCCTTCCAGACTGTGCGCTGCGTTACCTCCTACAGGGTAGAAAGCATCTTTGAGACTGAGATGGGACCCGAGCCCCAACCCCCTAGTGAGCCTGTATCTGGCATACTTGGCAAGGGACCTGCTGAGGGAACCTCTGATTTGGAGCAAGAGGGACTAGGGGAAATAGATCCTACAGAGATTCAGGGCTCCACAGCCCGAACACAGAGGCCATCCCCACCAGACCCTTGGGATGATGAGGATGAAGTGTCCTGTACTCCCTTCTTTGGCTCTGAGGAACGGACAGTGACATGTGTGACTGTTGAGGAGCCAGGTGTTCCACCAAGCCTAGATGCTCCACAGATAACCACCCACAGAATTGTGGAGTTCAGGGCCTCATCCCGTTCCCGCTCCACCTCCAGCTCCCGAAGTAGGAAGAaaacgaagaagaagaaaaaaaaggttgCCAGAGAGCACCAGAGGACACGCTCCAGCACTCGTTCTGGCTCCAGGGACAGGACTTCACGCTCAGTATCTCCAGTTGCTGAGGAACACACCAAGAGGCACAGAGCCAAGACTAAGAGCCGGAGGTCTTCCAGTGACCGCGCCAGCAGCCAGGACAgagcaaagaggaggaaggacagagatgacagagacagggagcatAGGCGGGGTTCCTGGGGTCATGGCAGGTGCTGGAGGAAGTCCAGGTCTCGCTCAGGGAGTCCTGGCAGTTCTTCCTGTGAGTACCATGAGAGTAGAAGACGGAAGAGGCGGCATTCGGGGTCCAGGTCTCGTGGCAGGGACTGCTCACCACACAGCAGTCTGGAGAGGGACCGGAGACACAAACATCGGGAGAGGAGCCGAGAGCGAATGGACAAGAAGGAGAGTGTGACCCGGTCccgggagaggaggaggtggcgATCTCGGTCGCCTAGCTTGGAGCATAGGCCACGAAGGCCACATTCCCGTGAGAAGCGTCCCCATTCCCCAGAGAAAAAGGGGCCTGTGAGGGAGGTTTCCCCAGTCCCTGCTACACAGGAGGAGTCAAGGCAGGATGTAGACCACTCTGCCAAGCCTCCAGTTTCAGAAGTAAGTGTCCTGCCAGAGGTAGTAAGTGTCCTGCCAGAGGTGGTTGTGGCTGACCTGAACCCTCCAGAAGTCCCTCCTGTCCTGACAGAACCAGTTGCATGTGTGCCTGAGGACCTGGACTATGGTGATTCTGTGGAGGCAGGCCATGTCTTTGAGGATTTTTCAAATGAAGCTATCTTCATCCAGCTCGATGACATGAGCTCACCTCCTTCTCCTGAGAGTACAGACTCCTCCCCTGAGAGAGACTTCCCACCAAATCCCATATTGCCTCCAGCCAGCCTTCCACAAGATAGTACTTTACCTACCATCCAAAGGGAGGTGTTACCGATTCACAGTGAAGATATCTCAAAGCCTGTACCCCAGGCATTGGCCCCGTCAGACCAGAGTCTGCTCAGGCAAGACACTGTAGAGACCACCACTACAACTCCCAGCGCCCCAGCTGTGATGCCCATGACAAAGGACGGTCCGGTGCTGAGTGCGAGTGGATGGGAAGCAGTCAGGCCCAGGGATGCTATGGCCCAGGCCCCACTGCTACGATCCCGCACCCTGGTGAAGAGAGTCACCTGGAACCTGCAGGAAGCAGAGCGCAGCCCCCCAGCCCTGGACAGAGATCCAAGTGAGTTTGTCCTGCCCCTGGCTGGGACCCTGGTGGTGGTTGTCCTTGTGGGTCAGGGGTGTAGAGCAGGCATGAGGCAGAGGGGCAGCCTCCCTAAGAGCCTCTCCTGACAATTTTGGGGCCCCTAACCAAGTACAGCTTCTAATAGACACATCTGCAGCCTGGCCTTGGTCCCCACTGCTGTTCTCTGAAAATGTTTTGGCCAGGGTTGACCACAAGGCATCCACACTCCCTGTCTGTTGGGTCCTCAGGGACACCACTTCAGAGGCCCCAGAGGCCCCAGGAAGGAGACTGGGATGCAGAGGACAGGGCCCTCATAGGATTTCAGCAGGCACCATTCTCCGAGCTGCCCCCTCCCATCCACGTGCTCCAGGAGTCTGGGTTACCTGATGCAGATCCCTCTCAGGTGGGTGCTGGGCTAGAGGGACATGGTCCTTGTGCTGGGCTTTTTGGGCTGCCCTGCCCAGGGCTTAGACCTCATGGTGCTACTTCCTTTCTATACAGCCCCCTGGTGCTCCCAGGGCAGAAGGGCTGCCAGCTGTTGGGACTCTACACTCAGCAGGGGGTATTCTTGCCCAGGTTTACAGCCCCAACATGCCACCACCCTTGGCTCAGCCCTCAAGCATCCTGCCCTATGCACTGGTCAGCCAGCCCTCAGTCCAGTTGATACTGCAGGGGACCCTTCCCCTAGCAGGCTGCGGTACAGCACAGAGCCTGGCACCAGTGCCCACAATACCAGCTACAGTCTCAGAGCTAGCTGTTCCAACCACCAACAACTCAGAAGAAGGGACTGCTACTCCCAAAACACCTGCTGAGAAGACCAAAAAGGAGGAGGTGAGTGATGCTGCCTGTCCTTCTACAGCCCCTGTCTTATTTGGGCCTGATTTTAGGTATAGTATCCAGGCCTGTGGACTTGGTCAGGGTGGTAAGAGAGCAGCCAGCCCATTGTCTTTAGTGTTCTTTGGCAAATGAATATCCCAGaactcctggcttctcaccaATGGGCCCACAGGTCAGTTTTGGCCATCTTGCCACAGGGTCACACATGTCCTCCTCACTCCTAGTACATGAAGAAGCTGCACATGCAAGAACGGGCTGTGGAGGAGGTGAAGCTGGCCATTAAACCCTTCTACCAGAAGAGAGAAGTGACCAAGGAGGAGTACAAGGACATACTGCGCAAAGCAGTGCAGAAGGTAGGCTGCAGGCAGACACACATGCCTTTTTGGCAACTCTGAGGTTGCAAGTGACACATTGTGACATGGAATAGCTAAATCTGTATGTGTCAGATAGCTGCCATTTCTAGTTTGCATGGACTCCTGGGTCTGTAAGTATGAAGTCAGCCAGCTACTACAAAGTGCCTCTCAGACAATGctcattaaaactaaaataatagatGAGGAATTTCAGATGTCCTCAATCCACCCAATTTCTTTGGATCTTTGGAGGAACTAAGTCTCTGAGAGATGGGAAGGTTTTTCTATAGGAACAAGTTCTAGCTTTTTTCTGACCTCTGACACAGGAAGACAAACCTTAGCAGCTCTGTGACGtgtaattacagatgtgtgtgtggggcGGGCATACAAGCTCCCTTAACAAGACCAAAGGCACTACTTGAGATGGTCAGGACAAGGAAGCCTGGTTGAGTTGATCTTTGTGACAGGTCGAGAGAGCACTCAGAATCATGTGTTCTTCCTTCAGATCTGCCACAGCAAGAGTGGCGAAATCAACCCTGTAAAGGTGGCCAACCTGGTGAAGGCCTATGTGGACAAATACAGGCATATGCGCAGGCACAAGAAGACTGAAGGTGGAGAGGAGCCACCCACTCAGGGTGCTGAGACCTGAGGCTAGCCACTGTCTGGGGAGGCATCCCCAGCGGGAAAGAAATGGGGCTGCCAGCACTCCTGCCTCTGAGGTTCTCATGATACCTGTCTGCACCTGTCTTGCTTATAATTGAAAACTGgactttttatatgtatattatagatACATTGTTTCCATTGTGTTTTAATTTATCAAAAATGGCTTATGTTTAGAAACTTTTCTATGGACTGGTGCTTAGAAGGTGAAGTGTTTTTGGTTTCAGAAAgcctgatggctcagtgggaagcgTCTGTATCTGCTACACAGCCAGCTGCCAGCATTCCCGCAGGATGGTCATGCAGGACAGTCTCTGCTTAGCAGCTCTCTTCCTCTAGTTGCTTTGTGCTCCTGTCAGGAGACCGGACACAGTGCTGTGGGTCTCAGAGGCTTAGGCACACACAGGCCCCACCTTCCCAAGTATACCTGGCACCGGGAGTGTGTTCCCGATTCCTGTCTTAAGAGTGTTTGTACCCAGTAAGAGCTCTGCTAACCAGCTCTTGATTGTGAAAGTGAGTGCTGCAAAGGAGGCCTGGTGTGTAGGGACTGGGGGTCACCTTCTTTCAAGGGACTCCACGAGGTCCACTAGAGATAATATACAGCAAGGAGTAGACCTGACCCAGGGTAGCACtgattctgaaatatttattggGAGCTGGGGTTCAGAATCAAGGCCACTGACCCAGGTCCATGAGGAAGTGTTCGATGTCTTCGTAGAGACTATTGGTGCTAGACAAGCACAGGCCGAGACTGCTGCTGTCCAGGGAGGACGCACCCTCACGCTGTACGCCCTCTAGGTATGCCTTGCatacccatggttccagctgcggAAAGGACACGTGTTAGGGCTCTTACCCAGCAGCCCATACCTTCCCTTGGCCCACCCGGGCTCTACCTTCACCAGGATCAGGCTCTTCTCCTTGGGCCTCCCTGCTGACAAGTCTTGCCCAAAACCCAGGTAGATGGTGTAGTGTGGTGATCCTTGCCTCCTCCGAGCCTGGAACTCCTCCAGTTCTGTTAAGGAGATAGCTCTGGTGAGCAGGTTAAGAAAGACTCCAGGCCCCAGAGGACAGCACCCCAGCCAGAGACACCTCACTGACCTCGGAAGAAAGTGCTGAAGTCAAAGATGGGGGTGTGGCAGTTGCGCTCCagcagctggggtggggtggaggggtcGGTAGTGCCCATAGGGCTGCCCACCTCCCAGTACACCTTGCACTTGCCCATACGCAGGGCCCACAGTGATGGTCCCCGGAGCTCCAGCTGAAGGCCGGGAGACACATGCTGTAGAAGAGTCTCTGTGTAGTGCAGCTGCTTCTGATCTGGGAGCTCAGCGGGGCTGGGGAAAATCACCGGCTGGGGCTCTGAAGTTCTTACTGCTGGGGCCATCGGGTTATACAGGAACACGCATCTGGGGTGCCCCACCATTGCCTGTAGCACTGTGCGGCCCTTGTACATGATGGTCACATCCAGGAACCCAAGGTTGTGCTCTGTGTATAGACCAAGCTGTGAGTGGTAGGTTTGGGTGGAGCCTTTTGTCCCATGCCCCCTGCCAAGGACCCATTCACCTCCCACTGAGGTGCAGGTATGAGGGGTCAGTGGGGCAGTTTTCTGCCTGGGAGGCTAGGTGTGTAGTAGGAAGAGCCAGGCTAGCGCCTCAGCCCTAACCCACAGGAGCCTCACCCATCTTGAGAGCTGGCTGTTGAagcctggggctggggacagCTTCCACCTGCCATGCTGCATAGGGTTCCTCGGAAACATGTTCTTGCTCCTGGCCTGAGGGCAAATTGGAGCTGCCTGTCCATCTTACCCCAGCTTCCCACCCCTGTCATTTTAGCATTCTTATCTTTTCTCCTCCCAGCAAGGACTCTGTTGTCCTCCCTCTTACAGCCTTGGGCAGATGGGGGTTCTCTAGCTTAGCTCCAGCTCTGTAACAGTTGCTGTCTCTCACCAGGAGCCTGTGGTGGGACGGAGTCTGCCCCAGACTCAGATTCCAGGATGTGGCTGTACTGCAGAACCTGAAGCAAGAGGTCCCCAGCATCACTAGAAAGCAGAGGGCTTGGGGTTTGGAGCCCAGCATTTCCTC
Proteins encoded in this region:
- the Phrf1 gene encoding PHD and RING finger domain-containing protein 1 isoform X8; translated protein: MATAAGETQGKLEAISAPNSDDDAESCPICLNAFRDQAVGTPETCAHYFCLDCIIEWSRNANSCPVDRTVFKCICIRAQFNGKILKKIPVENTRACEAEEEDPTFCEVCGRSDREDRLLLCDGCDAGYHMECLDPPLQEVPVDEWFCPECAVPGVDPTHDAAPVSDEEVSLLLADVVPTTSRLRPRVGRTRAIARTRQSERVRATVNRNRISSARRVQHVPRYLMSSLLDETIEAVATGLSTAVYQRPLTPRVPAKRKRKAGRRKKVLGRRKTRSRSSVKSKNGSTRTKKRQHRVRKTKGRKLKNEVTARSRIARTLGLRRPVRGTSMPSVYKPVDPSLGLMRADIGAASLSLFGDPYELDPFDSNEEQSADLPSPLSAKRRVLSRSALQSHQPVARPVAMGLSRRQLPSVAPEPSVEEAPVPDLLGSILSGQSLLMMSSADVVIHRDGSLSAKRAAPVSLQRSSVTQSREESRLRDNPQPGTLPSESASGGLLGDRQPNSGLSCGDRTALRCLPARIVQTPVRSDPLLTPRSGLSGTLSDANRPSRTHSSSPRLNGSNVRVGSASAKIVTHSSFPSKNTASGLPPRTGPRRPDFSKLPRIPKLHRDGSNSTQDQAPASRQIVELPSTCISRLTGREGPGQPGRVDNEPSSRGPQETGSHTSGSRPPAPSSHGSLAPLGPSRGKGIGSSFESFRINIPGNTAHCSQLSSPGFCNTFRPVDSKVQRKENPSPLFSIKKPKQLKSEIYDPFDPTGSDSSPPSSSPESLGPGLLPSEITRTISINSPKAPAFQTVRCVTSYRVESIFETEMGPEPQPPSEPVSGILGKGPAEGTSDLEQEGLGEIDPTEIQGSTARTQRPSPPDPWDDEDEVSCTPFFGSEERTVTCVTVEEPGVPPSLDAPQITTHRIVEFRASSRSRSTSSSRSRKKTKKKKKKVAREHQRTRSSTRSGSRDRTSRSVSPVAEEHTKRHRAKTKSRRSSSDRASSQDRAKRRKDRDDRDREHRRGSWGHGRCWRKSRSRSGSPGSSSCEYHESRRRKRRHSGSRSRGRDCSPHSSLERDRRHKHRERSRERMDKKESVTRSRERRRWRSRSPSLEHRPRRPHSREKRPHSPEKKGPVREVSPVPATQEESRQDVDHSAKPPVSEVSVLPEVVSVLPEVVVADLNPPEVPPVLTEPVACVPEDLDYGDSVEAGHVFEDFSNEAIFIQLDDMSSPPSPESTDSSPERDFPPNPILPPASLPQDSTLPTIQREVLPIHSEDISKPVPQALAPSDQSLLRQDTVETTTTTPSAPAVMPMTKDGPVLSASGWEAVRPRDAMAQAPLLRSRTLVKRVTWNLQEAERSPPALDRDPRLTTRHPHSLSVGSSGTPLQRPQRPQEGDWDAEDRALIGFQQAPFSELPPPIHVLQESGLPDADPSQPPGAPRAEGLPAVGTLHSAGGILAQVYSPNMPPPLAQPSSILPYALVSQPSVQLILQGTLPLAGCGTAQSLAPVPTIPATVSELAVPTTNNSEEGTATPKTPAEKTKKEEYMKKLHMQERAVEEVKLAIKPFYQKREVTKEEYKDILRKAVQKICHSKSGEINPVKVANLVKAYVDKYRHMRRHKKTEGGEEPPTQGAET
- the Phrf1 gene encoding PHD and RING finger domain-containing protein 1 isoform X4; protein product: MDDDNLNELVAHSPGPDGPPQVGSSELASDAEESSNGQSGVSEDDTGSEQDDDTDGEETEGLSEEEDPEDRSGSEDSEDGVEMATAAGETQGKLEAISAPNSDDDAESCPICLNAFRDQAVGTPETCAHYFCLDCIIEWSRNANSCPVDRTVFKCICIRAQFNGKILKKIPVENTRACEAEEEDPTFCEVCGRSDREDRLLLCDGCDAGYHMECLDPPLQEVPVDEWFCPECAVPGVDPTHDAAPVSDEEVSLLLADVVPTTSRLRPRVGRTRAIARTRQSERVRATVNRNRISSARRVQHVPRYLMSSLLDETIEAVATGLSTAVYQRPLTPRVPAKRKRKAGRRKKVLGRRKTRSRSSVKSKNGSTRTKKRQHRVRKTKGRKLKNEVTARSRIARTLGLRRPVRGTSMPSVYKPVDPSLGLMRADIGAASLSLFGDPYELDPFDSNEEQSADLPSPLSAKRRVLSRSALQSHQPVARPVAMGLSRRQLPSVAPEPSVEEAPVPDLLGSILSGQSLLMMSSADVVIHRDGSLSAKRAAPVSLQRSSVTQSREESRLRDNPQPGTLPSESASGGLLGDRQPNSGLSCGDRTALRCLPARIVQTPVRSDPLLTPRSGLSGTLSDANRPSRTHSSSPRLNGSNVRVGSASAKIVTHSSFPSKNTASGLPPRTGPRRPDFSKLPRIPKLHRDGSNSTQDQAPASRQIVELPSTCISRLTGREGPGQPGRVDNEPSSRGPQETGSHTSGSRPPAPSSHGSLAPLGPSRGKGIGSSFESFRINIPGNTAHCSQLSSPGFCNTFRPVDSKVQRKENPSPLFSIKKPKQLKSEIYDPFDPTGSDSSPPSSSPESLGPGLLPSEITRTISINSPKAPAFQTVRCVTSYRVESIFETEMGPEPQPPSEPVSGILGKGPAEGTSDLEQEGLGEIDPTEIQGSTARTQRPSPPDPWDDEDEVSCTPFFGSEERTVTCVTVEEPGVPPSLDAPQITTHRIVEFRASSRSRSTSSSRSRKKTKKKKKKVAREHQRTRSSTRSGSRDRTSRSVSPVAEEHTKRHRAKTKSRRSSSDRASSQDRAKRRKDRDDRDREHRRGSWGHGRCWRKSRSRSGSPGSSSCEYHESRRRKRRHSGSRSRGRDCSPHSSLERDRRHKHRERSRERMDKKESVTRSRERRRWRSRSPSLEHRPRRPHSREKRPHSPEKKGPVREVSPVPATQEESRQDVDHSAKPPVSEVSVLPEVVSVLPEVVVADLNPPEVPPVLTEPVACVPEDLDYGDSVEAGHVFEDFSNEAIFIQLDDMSSPPSPESTDSSPERDFPPNPILPPASLPQDSTLPTIQREVLPIHSEDISKPVPQALAPSDQSLLRQDTVETTTTTPSAPAVMPMTKDGPVLSASGWEAVRPRDAMAQAPLLRSRTLVKRVTWNLQEAERSPPALDRDPRLTTRHPHSLSVGSSGTPLQRPQRPQEGDWDAEDRALIGFQQAPFSELPPPIHVLQESGLPDADPSQVYSPNMPPPLAQPSSILPYALVSQPSVQLILQGTLPLAGCGTAQSLAPVPTIPATVSELAVPTTNNSEEGTATPKTPAEKTKKEEYMKKLHMQERAVEEVKLAIKPFYQKREVTKEEYKDILRKAVQKICHSKSGEINPVKVANLVKAYVDKYRHMRRHKKTEGGEEPPTQGAET
- the Phrf1 gene encoding PHD and RING finger domain-containing protein 1 isoform X5, coding for MDDDNLNELVAHSPGPDGPPQVGSSELASDAEESSNGQSGVSEDDTGSEQDDDTDGEETEGLSEEEDPEDRSGSEDSEDGVEMATAAGETQGKLEAISAPNSDDDAESCPICLNAFRDQAVGTPETCAHYFCLDCIIEWSRNANSCPVDRTVFKCICIRAQFNGKILKKIPVENTRACEAEEEDPTFCEVCGRSDREDRLLLCDGCDAGYHMECLDPPLQEVPVDEWFCPECAVPGVDPTHDAAPVSDEEVSLLLADVVPTTSRLRPRVGRTRAIARTRQSERVRATVNRNRISSARRVQHVPRYLMSSLLDETIEAVATGLSTAVYQRPLTPRVPAKRKRKAGRRKKVLGRRKTRSRSSVKSKNGSTRTKKRQHRVRKTKGRKLKNEVTARSRIARTLGLRRPVRGTSMPSVYKPVDPSLGLMRADIGAASLSLFGDPYELDPFDSNEEQSADLPSPLSAKRRVLSRSALQSHQPVARPVAMGLSRRQLPSVAPEPSVEEAPVPDLLGSILSGQSLLMMSSADVVIHRDGSLSAKRAAPVSLQRSSVTQSREESRLRDNPQPGTLPSESASGGLLGDRQPNSGLSCGDRTALRCLPARIVQTPVRSDPLLTPRSGLSGTLSDANRPSRTHSSSPRLNGSNVRVGSASAKIVTHSSFPSKNTASGLPPRTGPRRPDFSKLPRIPKLHRDGSNSTQDQAPASRQIVELPSTCISRLTGREGPGQPGRVDNEPSSRGPQETGSHTSGSRPPAPSSHGSLAPLGPSRGKGIGSSFESFRINIPGNTAHCSQLSSPGFCNTFRPVDSKVQRKENPSPLFSIKKPKQLKSEIYDPFDPTGSDSSPPSSSPESLGPGLLPSEITRTISINSPKAPAFQTVRCVTSYRVESIFETEMGPEPQPPSEPVSGILGKGPAEGTSDLEQEGLGEIDPTEIQGSTARTQRPSPPDPWDDEDEVSCTPFFGSEERTVTCVTVEEPGVPPSLDAPQITTHRIVEFRASSRSRSTSSSRSRKKTKKKKKKVAREHQRTRSSTRSGSRDRTSRSVSPVAEEHTKRHRAKTKSRRSSSDRASSQDRAKRRKDRDDRDREHRRGSWGHGRCWRKSRSRSGSPGSSSCEYHESRRRKRRHSGSRSRGRDCSPHSSLERDRRHKHRERSRERMDKKESVTRSRERRRWRSRSPSLEHRPRRPHSREKRPHSPEKKGPVREVSPVPATQEESRQDVDHSAKPPVSEVSVLPEVVSVLPEVVVADLNPPEVPPVLTEPVACVPEDLDYGDSVEAGHVFEDFSNEAIFIQLDDMSSPPSPESTDSSPERDFPPNPILPPASLPQDSTLPTIQREVLPIHSEDISKPVPQALAPSDQSLLRQDTVETTTTTPSAPAVMPMTKDGPVLSASGWEAVRPRDAMAQAPLLRSRTLVKRVTWNLQEAERSPPALDRDPRTPLQRPQRPQEGDWDAEDRALIGFQQAPFSELPPPIHVLQESGLPDADPSQVYSPNMPPPLAQPSSILPYALVSQPSVQLILQGTLPLAGCGTAQSLAPVPTIPATVSELAVPTTNNSEEGTATPKTPAEKTKKEEYMKKLHMQERAVEEVKLAIKPFYQKREVTKEEYKDILRKAVQKICHSKSGEINPVKVANLVKAYVDKYRHMRRHKKTEGGEEPPTQGAET
- the Phrf1 gene encoding PHD and RING finger domain-containing protein 1 isoform X3, giving the protein MDDDNLNELVAHSPGPDGPPQVGSSELASDAEESSNGQSGVSEDDTGSEQDDDTDGEETEGLSEEEDPEDRSGSEDSEDGVEMATAAGETQGKLEAISAPNSDDDAESCPICLNAFRDQAVGTPETCAHYFCLDCIIEWSRNANSCPVDRTVFKCICIRAQFNGKILKKIPVENTRACEAEEEDPTFCEVCGRSDREDRLLLCDGCDAGYHMECLDPPLQEVPVDEWFCPECAVPGVDPTHDAAPVSDEEVSLLLADVVPTTSRLRPRVGRTRAIARTRQSERVRATVNRNRISSARRVQHVPRYLMSSLLDETIEAVATGLSTAVYQRPLTPRVPAKRKRKAGRRKKVLGRRKTRSRSSVKSKNGSTRTKKRQHRVRKTKGRKLKNEVTARSRIARTLGLRRPVRGTSMPSVYKPVDPSLGLMRADIGAASLSLFGDPYELDPFDSNEEQSADLPSPLSAKRRVLSRSALQSHQPVARPVAMGLSRRQLPSVAPEPSVEEAPVPDLLGSILSGQSLLMMSSADVVIHRDGSLSAKRAAPVSLQRSSVTQSREESRLRDNPQPGTLPSESASGGLLGDRQPNSGLSCGDRTALRCLPARIVQTPVRSDPLLTPRSGLSGTLSDANRPSRTHSSSPRLNGSNVRVGSASAKIVTHSSFPSKNTASGLPPRTGPRRPDFSKLPRIPKLHRDGSNSTQDQAPASRQIVELPSTCISRLTGREGPGQPGRVDNEPSSRGPQETGSHTSGSRPPAPSSHGSLAPLGPSRGKGIGSSFESFRINIPGNTAHCSQLSSPGFCNTFRPVDSKVQRKENPSPLFSIKKPKQLKSEIYDPFDPTGSDSSPPSSSPESLGPGLLPSEITRTISINSPKAPAFQTVRCVTSYRVESIFETEMGPEPQPPSEPVSGILGKGPAEGTSDLEQEGLGEIDPTEIQGSTARTQRPSPPDPWDDEDEVSCTPFFGSEERTVTCVTVEEPGVPPSLDAPQITTHRIVEFRASSRSRSTSSSRSRKKTKKKKKKVAREHQRTRSSTRSGSRDRTSRSVSPVAEEHTKRHRAKTKSRRSSSDRASSQDRAKRRKDRDDRDREHRRGSWGHGRCWRKSRSRSGSPGSSSCEYHESRRRKRRHSGSRSRGRDCSPHSSLERDRRHKHRERSRERMDKKESVTRSRERRRWRSRSPSLEHRPRRPHSREKRPHSPEKKGPVREVSPVPATQEESRQDVDHSAKPPVSEVSVLPEVVSVLPEVVVADLNPPEVPPVLTEPVACVPEDLDYGDSVEAGHVFEDFSNEAIFIQLDDMSSPPSPESTDSSPERDFPPNPILPPASLPQDSTLPTIQREVLPIHSEDISKPVPQALAPSDQSLLRQDTVETTTTTPSAPAVMPMTKDGPVLSASGWEAVRPRDAMAQAPLLRSRTLVKRVTWNLQEAERSPPALDRDPRTPLQRPQRPQEGDWDAEDRALIGFQQAPFSELPPPIHVLQESGLPDADPSQPPGAPRAEGLPAVGTLHSAGGILAQVYSPNMPPPLAQPSSILPYALVSQPSVQLILQGTLPLAGCGTAQSLAPVPTIPATVSELAVPTTNNSEEGTATPKTPAEKTKKEEYMKKLHMQERAVEEVKLAIKPFYQKREVTKEEYKDILRKAVQKICHSKSGEINPVKVANLVKAYVDKYRHMRRHKKTEGGEEPPTQGAET